One window from the genome of Micrococcales bacterium encodes:
- a CDS encoding murein biosynthesis protein MurJ → MASGTLTSRLLGLVRMAVMVGVFGSGLTAAANAFDVANGVPNFIYAILAGGVLNAVLVPQIVRAFADGRGNEYVYRLLTLGTVILAVLTIALTLGAAWLVLAFTSGWPADQLALATTFAYWCVPQVFFYGLYTLWGQVLNARGSFAAVMWAPVLNNVISIIGFGTFAIVFKQKTDVTGWSGGQVFLVAGTATAGIALQALVLLIPMARLGLWPRLRFGFRGYGLSRAATIAGWTTLATLVDQTAMLVAVRFSSAAQHAAPNGQLVASNWALTYGLSTYIIPHSLITVSLTTAIFTRMSQAAVAGDMAAVRRDLSYGIRTTSVFSCFFTAVLVTLALPITRLLLFTSSPDGIAPAAAVLVPLALGLVPLGITLLVRRVFFALDDGRTVFWLQVPMSLVWIGFAFLSIKLLPPSWWVIGVGLGQTLSFLAGAVLRLNSLHDRLGGVDGRRLAWMHLRTGAAAVVTGLFGYLLGRWLPFASPIASRGAALGNVVVVGLAMTVVYLLCLRLMRVRELSDFLAPALSKLRHRSAG, encoded by the coding sequence ATGGCCTCTGGCACCCTCACCAGCCGCCTGCTCGGCTTGGTCCGAATGGCCGTCATGGTCGGGGTCTTTGGCAGCGGCTTGACGGCGGCGGCCAACGCCTTTGACGTGGCCAATGGTGTGCCCAATTTCATTTACGCCATTTTGGCTGGCGGCGTGCTCAACGCCGTCCTAGTGCCACAAATTGTCCGCGCCTTCGCCGATGGCCGGGGCAACGAATATGTCTACCGGCTGCTAACCCTGGGCACTGTCATATTGGCGGTGCTAACCATCGCGCTGACCCTGGGCGCGGCCTGGCTGGTACTAGCTTTTACTTCCGGCTGGCCAGCCGACCAGCTCGCCCTGGCCACCACCTTTGCCTACTGGTGTGTGCCGCAGGTGTTTTTCTACGGCCTATACACGCTTTGGGGCCAAGTGCTCAACGCCCGTGGTTCCTTTGCCGCCGTGATGTGGGCACCGGTGCTGAACAATGTCATTTCGATTATCGGTTTCGGCACCTTCGCCATTGTTTTCAAACAGAAAACTGACGTCACCGGCTGGAGTGGCGGACAGGTCTTCTTGGTTGCCGGCACCGCCACCGCCGGCATCGCCTTGCAGGCGCTGGTGCTGCTAATCCCAATGGCACGGCTGGGATTATGGCCGCGGTTGCGCTTCGGTTTCAGGGGTTACGGTCTGTCCCGAGCCGCCACCATAGCCGGCTGGACCACCCTGGCCACACTGGTGGACCAAACCGCCATGTTAGTGGCGGTGCGGTTTTCCTCGGCCGCCCAGCATGCCGCCCCTAATGGACAGTTGGTCGCCTCCAACTGGGCTTTGACCTATGGCCTTTCGACCTACATCATTCCCCATTCACTGATCACGGTTTCGCTGACAACAGCCATATTCACGCGCATGTCCCAGGCCGCCGTGGCCGGAGACATGGCGGCCGTACGGCGCGATCTGTCTTATGGCATTCGCACCACATCAGTCTTCAGTTGCTTCTTCACGGCCGTCTTGGTCACTCTGGCTCTGCCGATCACCCGGCTGTTGTTGTTCACCTCGAGCCCCGACGGTATTGCCCCGGCGGCGGCCGTGTTGGTGCCACTGGCCCTTGGTTTGGTCCCATTGGGTATCACTTTGTTGGTACGCCGGGTCTTTTTCGCCCTGGACGACGGACGGACGGTTTTTTGGCTCCAGGTCCCCATGTCACTGGTCTGGATTGGCTTCGCCTTTCTGTCGATCAAGTTACTGCCACCGTCGTGGTGGGTAATCGGGGTGGGTTTGGGCCAAACCTTGTCATTCCTAGCTGGGGCCGTTCTGCGTTTGAATTCCCTTCACGACCGCCTGGGCGGAGTCGACGGACGCCGCTTGGCTTGGATGCACCTGCGCACCGGTGCGGCCGCTGTCGTCACCGGGCTGTTTGGCTATCTGCTTGGCCGTTGGCTACCGTTCGCCTCGCCGATCGCCTCGCGCGGCGCCGCGCTGGGCAACGTCGTCGTGGTCGGCTTGGCCATGACGGTGGTGTACCTACTTTGCCTTCGCCTGATGCGGGTGAGGGAATTGAGTGACTTCCTAGCTCCGGCCTTGTCCAAACTGCGACACCGTAGTGCGGGCTGA
- a CDS encoding CCA tRNA nucleotidyltransferase: protein MIERALERLPAAALSLGQAFAAAGHELALVGGPVRDLMLGRDIADLDFATSANPDQSVAVLGTWANTHWEIGKEYGTVGARRGAEVVEVTTYRSDNYQSHSRKPAVDFGKDLPGDLSRRDFTVNAMAVALGQAGSISFVDPFDGLADLAARRLCTPVSAAQSFDDDPLRMLRAARFTSQLGFEVCQDVIGAMTSMAERLAIVSPERIQGELVKLLLTETPRHGLELLVFTGLADSVLPELPALKLQVDPLHRHKDVYEHSLRVLEQAIEMETGPDGPVPGPDLVLRLAALLHDIGKPATRRFEAGGAVSFHHHEVVGAKLAAKRLKALRFDSATVKAVARLIELHLRFHGYGQAGWTDSAVRRYVVDAGDLLERLHRLTRADCTSQNRRRAEVLAFAYDDLEARIEELKQKEELAAIRPDLDGEQIMALLGLEPGPVVGQAYRFLLELRMNQGPLGEAAAVAALKQWWQERSV, encoded by the coding sequence TTGATCGAGCGGGCGCTGGAGCGACTGCCGGCGGCCGCGCTTTCGCTGGGTCAGGCCTTTGCGGCAGCGGGCCACGAATTGGCCTTGGTCGGTGGCCCGGTGCGGGATCTGATGTTGGGCCGGGACATAGCAGATCTGGATTTTGCGACTTCGGCTAACCCTGATCAGTCAGTGGCGGTGCTGGGCACTTGGGCCAATACGCATTGGGAGATTGGCAAAGAATACGGCACGGTCGGGGCCCGGCGTGGCGCCGAGGTGGTCGAGGTCACTACCTACCGCTCAGACAATTACCAAAGCCATAGCCGCAAACCGGCGGTTGACTTTGGCAAAGACCTGCCCGGGGATTTGTCGCGGCGTGATTTCACCGTCAACGCCATGGCCGTGGCCCTAGGACAGGCCGGCTCGATCAGCTTTGTTGACCCGTTCGATGGCCTGGCTGACCTGGCGGCGCGGCGGCTGTGCACGCCGGTAAGTGCGGCCCAATCGTTCGATGACGACCCCTTGCGGATGCTGCGGGCGGCCCGCTTTACCAGCCAACTAGGCTTTGAGGTCTGCCAAGACGTCATTGGCGCCATGACGTCTATGGCCGAAAGGCTGGCGATCGTGTCGCCGGAGCGAATTCAAGGCGAGCTGGTCAAGCTGCTTTTGACCGAAACGCCGCGGCACGGACTTGAGTTACTGGTGTTTACCGGACTGGCTGATTCAGTCCTACCTGAACTGCCGGCCTTGAAGCTTCAGGTCGACCCGTTGCACCGGCATAAGGATGTTTACGAGCATTCGCTCAGGGTGCTGGAGCAGGCGATCGAAATGGAGACTGGGCCTGACGGTCCGGTACCAGGGCCAGACCTGGTCCTACGCCTGGCGGCGCTGCTCCATGACATTGGCAAACCGGCGACTCGACGTTTTGAGGCCGGCGGGGCCGTCAGTTTCCATCACCACGAAGTGGTAGGGGCAAAACTTGCGGCCAAACGACTGAAAGCCTTGCGCTTTGATAGCGCCACGGTCAAGGCGGTGGCTCGGTTGATCGAGTTGCACCTCCGGTTTCACGGTTATGGCCAAGCCGGATGGACCGATTCGGCCGTGCGTCGCTATGTCGTTGATGCCGGCGATCTGCTCGAACGCTTGCACCGGCTGACGCGGGCGGATTGCACCTCGCAGAACCGCCGCCGGGCCGAGGTCCTGGCTTTTGCCTACGACGACCTTGAGGCTCGGATCGAAGAGCTGAAGCAGAAAGAAGAGTTGGCCGCGATTAGACCCGACTTGGATGGCGAGCAGATAATGGCACTGCTGGGGCTCGAGCCGGGCCCGGTGGTGGGCCAGGCCTATAGGTTTCTGCTGGAGCTGCGAATGAACCAGGGCCCCCTGGGTGAAGCGGCCGCCGTCGCGGCGTTGAAGCAATGGTGGCAGGAGCGTTCGGTTTAG
- a CDS encoding inositol-3-phosphate synthase — MSPIRVAIAGVGNCAASLVQGVHFYRDAKPNSSVPGLMHVQFGPYHISDINFVTAFDVDAAKVGLDLADAIVASENNTIEICQVPATGITVQRGPSLDGLGKYYSETITESSAEPVDVVAELRDKKVDVLVSYLPVGSEKADKFYAQCAIDAGVAFVNALPVFIASDPAWSKKFQDAGVPIVGDDIKSQVGATITHRVLARLFEDRGVIMDRTYQLNVGGNMDFKNMLERERLESKKISKTRAVTSNIDHTLAERDIHIGPSDYVAWLDDRKWAFVRLEGRAFGEVPLNLEYKLEVWDSPNSAGIIIDAVRAAMIAKDRGIGGAITSPSTYFFKSPPVQHEDRQGRAMVESFIKGELER, encoded by the coding sequence ATGAGCCCGATCCGCGTCGCCATTGCCGGCGTTGGGAACTGCGCCGCCTCGCTGGTGCAGGGCGTTCATTTCTATCGAGACGCCAAGCCAAATAGCTCGGTGCCGGGATTGATGCACGTCCAATTTGGGCCCTACCACATTAGCGACATCAACTTCGTCACCGCCTTCGACGTTGATGCGGCCAAAGTTGGCCTGGACTTAGCTGATGCCATTGTTGCCTCAGAGAACAACACCATCGAGATTTGTCAGGTGCCAGCCACAGGCATAACGGTCCAGCGCGGGCCCTCCCTGGATGGATTGGGCAAGTACTACAGCGAAACCATCACTGAGTCGAGCGCCGAACCGGTTGATGTGGTGGCGGAACTGCGGGACAAAAAAGTCGACGTGTTGGTCTCCTACTTGCCGGTAGGTTCTGAAAAAGCCGACAAGTTCTACGCCCAGTGCGCCATTGATGCCGGGGTCGCTTTTGTCAACGCCCTGCCGGTGTTTATTGCCTCGGATCCTGCCTGGTCGAAGAAATTCCAGGACGCCGGTGTGCCGATAGTGGGTGACGACATCAAATCTCAGGTTGGCGCCACTATCACCCATCGCGTCCTGGCCAGGCTGTTCGAAGACCGGGGCGTCATCATGGACCGGACCTATCAGCTGAACGTGGGCGGCAATATGGACTTCAAGAACATGTTGGAGCGAGAGCGCCTTGAGTCAAAGAAGATCTCCAAGACCCGGGCCGTGACATCGAATATTGACCACACTTTGGCTGAGCGCGACATCCACATAGGGCCATCGGACTATGTCGCCTGGCTCGATGATCGCAAATGGGCCTTTGTCCGTCTGGAAGGTCGGGCCTTCGGTGAAGTGCCGTTGAACCTGGAGTACAAGCTTGAGGTTTGGGATTCGCCCAACTCGGCCGGGATCATCATTGACGCCGTGCGCGCCGCCATGATCGCCAAGGATCGCGGCATTGGCGGCGCCATTACCTCGCCATCGACCTACTTTTTCAAGTCCCCACCAGTTCAGCACGAAGATCGTCAAGGCCGGGCCATGGTCGAGTCGTTCATCAAAGGCGAACTGGAACGCTAG
- a CDS encoding PLP-dependent aminotransferase family protein — protein sequence MTHRGTRLDPWFEAYAERTHWLKVSETRALFAVANRPEVVSLAGGMPFLDALPMDMIAKVTHDLIATEGAVALQYGSGQGHPRLRELITMVMAEEKAFTHADDVVVTTGSQHALDLVTRVFIDPGDVVLAEAPSYVGALSVFHSYQAAVIHVAMDDSGLIPEALDQAVIQAQAGGRPVKFVYTVPSFHNPAGVTQPLDRRIEVLEVCQRHGLLLVEDNPYGLLSFDGTITPAIRSMDEEGVLYLGSFSKTLGPGYRTGWVAAPHAVREKLVLASEASVLCPSHASQLSIAAYLENCDWRGQIEAYRQAYRVRCQAMMAALREHLPSCHWTKPTGGFYTWVTTPSGINTKAMLPRATSALVAYVSGTAFYADGQGHNQMRLSFCYPTPERINEGVRRLGGVLDQELQLVQMFGSERVEHGDNVNFPAPDTA from the coding sequence ATGACCCACCGTGGCACTCGTCTAGATCCCTGGTTCGAGGCCTACGCCGAACGCACCCACTGGCTCAAGGTCTCCGAGACCAGGGCCCTTTTTGCCGTGGCCAACCGGCCTGAGGTGGTTTCACTGGCCGGTGGCATGCCGTTCTTGGACGCCCTGCCTATGGATATGATCGCCAAGGTCACCCACGACCTAATCGCCACTGAAGGCGCCGTGGCGCTGCAATATGGCAGCGGCCAGGGACATCCCAGACTGCGCGAGCTCATCACCATGGTCATGGCCGAGGAAAAGGCCTTCACCCACGCTGACGATGTCGTTGTCACAACCGGCTCACAACACGCCTTAGACCTGGTCACACGGGTTTTCATCGACCCTGGCGATGTCGTTTTGGCCGAGGCGCCGAGCTATGTCGGGGCGTTGTCAGTTTTCCATTCCTACCAAGCTGCGGTTATCCATGTGGCAATGGACGATTCAGGCTTGATCCCCGAAGCCCTGGACCAGGCCGTCATCCAAGCCCAGGCCGGTGGCCGGCCGGTCAAGTTCGTTTACACCGTACCGAGTTTTCACAACCCGGCCGGTGTCACTCAGCCACTTGACCGGCGCATCGAGGTGCTGGAGGTCTGCCAACGCCACGGCCTACTTCTAGTTGAAGACAACCCTTACGGGCTGCTTAGTTTCGACGGCACTATCACTCCGGCCATCCGGTCTATGGACGAAGAAGGCGTGCTCTACCTGGGTTCGTTTTCCAAAACCCTGGGCCCGGGTTACCGCACTGGATGGGTGGCCGCCCCTCATGCCGTGCGCGAGAAGCTGGTCCTGGCCAGTGAGGCGTCAGTTCTGTGTCCGTCCCATGCTTCCCAGCTGTCAATTGCGGCTTATTTAGAGAACTGTGATTGGCGCGGCCAAATCGAGGCCTACCGCCAGGCCTACCGGGTGCGCTGCCAGGCCATGATGGCGGCCCTGAGAGAACATCTGCCGTCCTGCCACTGGACAAAACCGACGGGCGGCTTCTACACCTGGGTGACCACGCCATCGGGCATAAACACAAAGGCGATGCTGCCACGGGCTACCAGCGCGCTGGTGGCCTACGTTTCCGGTACGGCCTTTTACGCCGACGGCCAGGGGCACAACCAAATGCGCTTGTCCTTCTGCTACCCCACGCCTGAGCGGATCAACGAAGGTGTGCGGCGCCTGGGCGGAGTCTTGGACCAAGAACTTCAGCTGGTGCAGATGTTTGGCTCTGAGAGGGTTGAACACGGCGACAACGTCAACTTCCCCGCGCCCGATACAGCGTGA
- a CDS encoding VOC family protein, translating to MAINIGMVTFDTTDARALAAWWAEALETQIVYDGDGFFVMVAAGEGLSLGFQKVTDPTPGKNRLHLDMSAPNRDAQVERLKSLGAKFVAAHQMGPLDWVVLEDPDGNQFCLAAPEK from the coding sequence ATGGCAATCAACATTGGAATGGTCACGTTCGATACGACTGACGCCCGGGCCCTGGCTGCTTGGTGGGCCGAAGCCCTTGAAACACAAATCGTTTACGACGGCGATGGCTTCTTTGTGATGGTCGCCGCCGGCGAAGGGCTGTCATTGGGTTTCCAGAAGGTGACTGACCCGACGCCGGGAAAAAACCGGCTTCACCTGGACATGTCGGCCCCCAACCGGGATGCCCAAGTCGAGCGGCTGAAGTCACTTGGCGCCAAGTTTGTGGCCGCCCACCAAATGGGACCACTCGACTGGGTGGTACTCGAGGACCCAGACGGCAACCAGTTCTGTCTGGCCGCCCCTGAAAAGTAG
- a CDS encoding DUF6049 family protein has protein sequence MSARRPLLASSLAVLLGLVLALPAGAAPRPMPALASTGQPAGYGALPGAAPGAEAEVVIEAATTAITSTEQMIEVSGQVISHSEQDLRGDISFRVANDAFVDRQSLEDWRGLDLAGLDEASWEAVAESRQLLTAGGQLEFSLAVKANALNLGNLDDEPGWGPRGFAISFSTNQGLVAAAPGYLTFAPPEEVAARARLTVTAGLVIAPNEAWPETVTRLTGLMRATNSPDITWLLDPAVLDQEATQSPNGARPLATSVSQALEDGKTIYALPYGDPSLARLAQIQDQAFPLVDQALVFGEARLIELLGEPTAALIRTGVDWVEGSVDANTLALASRTGARALVLAAEGHSPANDQIGQMVEMASGGARVPALVADASLTSAVVSPQEASLITGYASATLALEAAQQQLTDRPGRSAITLPRDAEASAGLAQRLAGLMNSPWVAASSLDQTIETKPASRLDVAGSAGPDSGPSDGQLRQVALTVQRAEAFSTITGDPVAFYQEVLPDLLMALSGACHSRPACDAAAVKATGAANTRMDQVSVVTGGDINLISNNGKVPVIIANRSIDDVAGLRVSLEPKTTAVRAGQAQSVDIKAGESATVRIEVQAVANGMVPVMVDLSNQAGDSVMVPAEFNMRVRAGWEDVFTAIGGALVLGVLIVGLIQAVRQRGRRRQGDLERVKATT, from the coding sequence GTGAGCGCTAGGCGACCTCTACTGGCCAGCAGCTTGGCTGTGTTGCTTGGCCTAGTCTTGGCGCTACCGGCTGGGGCGGCCCCAAGGCCGATGCCGGCCCTGGCCTCGACCGGTCAGCCGGCCGGTTATGGCGCTTTGCCGGGCGCGGCGCCCGGGGCCGAGGCCGAGGTTGTAATCGAGGCTGCCACCACCGCCATTACCAGTACCGAACAGATGATCGAAGTCAGTGGCCAGGTCATCAGCCACTCGGAACAAGACTTGCGTGGAGATATCTCGTTCAGAGTGGCCAATGACGCTTTCGTAGATCGCCAGTCACTTGAGGATTGGCGCGGGCTGGATTTAGCCGGCCTGGACGAAGCCTCATGGGAGGCCGTGGCGGAAAGCCGCCAGTTGCTAACCGCGGGCGGCCAGCTCGAATTCAGCCTGGCAGTCAAAGCCAACGCCTTGAACCTGGGCAACTTGGACGATGAGCCGGGCTGGGGGCCACGCGGTTTCGCCATCAGTTTCTCCACCAATCAGGGTTTGGTCGCCGCCGCCCCTGGCTATTTGACCTTTGCCCCACCCGAAGAGGTCGCCGCCAGAGCCAGGCTGACCGTGACCGCCGGTCTGGTTATTGCCCCCAATGAGGCCTGGCCAGAAACCGTCACCCGGCTAACCGGCCTGATGCGGGCCACCAACAGCCCAGATATCACTTGGCTGCTCGACCCGGCGGTGCTGGACCAGGAAGCCACCCAAAGCCCCAATGGGGCCAGGCCTTTGGCCACATCCGTCAGCCAGGCTCTTGAAGACGGTAAAACCATTTACGCCTTGCCCTATGGCGACCCGTCTCTAGCCCGGCTGGCCCAGATCCAAGACCAGGCTTTCCCCCTGGTCGACCAGGCCCTTGTCTTCGGTGAGGCCCGCCTGATCGAGCTGTTGGGCGAACCAACGGCGGCCTTGATCCGCACCGGGGTTGATTGGGTCGAAGGCAGCGTCGACGCCAACACCTTGGCCCTAGCTAGCCGCACCGGCGCCCGCGCCCTGGTTTTGGCAGCTGAGGGGCATTCGCCGGCCAACGACCAGATTGGTCAAATGGTTGAAATGGCCTCCGGTGGCGCCAGGGTCCCGGCTTTGGTGGCCGACGCCTCCTTGACTAGCGCTGTCGTGTCGCCGCAGGAGGCTTCGCTGATAACGGGCTACGCCTCGGCCACTTTGGCGCTTGAAGCCGCCCAGCAGCAGCTAACCGACCGGCCTGGCCGCAGTGCCATCACCCTGCCGCGCGATGCCGAGGCCAGCGCCGGTTTGGCCCAGCGTCTAGCCGGGCTGATGAACTCACCTTGGGTGGCGGCCTCATCCTTGGACCAAACCATCGAAACCAAGCCGGCCAGCCGTCTGGATGTGGCCGGTTCGGCTGGGCCAGATTCCGGGCCCAGCGATGGCCAGTTACGCCAGGTTGCCCTGACTGTCCAACGAGCCGAGGCTTTTTCCACTATTACCGGCGATCCGGTGGCCTTTTACCAAGAAGTTCTGCCAGACCTGCTGATGGCTTTGTCTGGCGCCTGCCACAGCCGCCCGGCTTGCGATGCCGCTGCCGTCAAGGCCACGGGCGCTGCCAACACCAGGATGGATCAGGTTTCCGTGGTCACCGGCGGAGACATCAACCTGATCAGCAACAATGGCAAGGTGCCGGTTATCATCGCCAACCGCTCGATTGATGATGTGGCCGGGTTACGCGTCAGTCTTGAGCCAAAAACCACGGCCGTGCGGGCCGGTCAGGCCCAAAGTGTCGACATTAAGGCTGGCGAATCGGCCACTGTCCGCATTGAGGTCCAGGCTGTCGCCAACGGCATGGTGCCGGTCATGGTGGACCTGTCTAATCAGGCCGGCGACTCGGTTATGGTGCCAGCCGAGTTCAACATGCGGGTTAGAGCCGGTTGGGAAGACGTCTTCACCGCTATTGGCGGTGCGCTAGTGCTCGGAGTGCTGATCGTTGGCCTGATCCAGGCGGTGCGACAGCGGGGCCGGCGCCGCCAAGGGGACCTAGAGCGGGTTAAGGCCACAACGTGA
- a CDS encoding NUDIX hydrolase produces the protein MASLGLGQARACADLPVTKEVSAGGLVVDAIDGIAQAAVIARRNRGGRLEWCLPKGHLESGETPAQAAVREVHEETGIRGTVVRHLGTIDYWFQGETARIHKIVHHYLLCAIDGSLTSENDPDEEAEVVAWVPLDHLKTRLAYPNERRLVQVARSVLNGEA, from the coding sequence ATGGCTTCCTTAGGTCTGGGTCAGGCGCGCGCCTGCGCCGACCTACCGGTGACCAAAGAGGTTTCGGCTGGTGGCTTGGTAGTCGATGCGATTGACGGCATCGCCCAGGCCGCTGTCATCGCCCGGCGCAATCGGGGCGGCCGGCTCGAATGGTGCCTACCGAAGGGGCATCTGGAGTCAGGTGAAACCCCAGCTCAGGCCGCCGTACGGGAGGTTCACGAAGAGACAGGTATTCGTGGCACCGTGGTGCGGCATTTGGGCACAATCGACTATTGGTTTCAAGGTGAGACTGCCCGCATTCACAAAATTGTCCATCACTACCTGCTTTGCGCCATAGATGGCAGCTTGACCAGCGAAAACGATCCAGATGAAGAGGCCGAGGTGGTCGCCTGGGTGCCGCTGGACCACCTCAAGACCCGCCTGGCTTATCCCAATGAACGCCGGCTGGTCCAAGTTGCCCGGTCTGTGTTGAACGGTGAAGCGTGA
- a CDS encoding D-alanine--D-alanine ligase, with amino-acid sequence MSSRTVMVLAGGLSHEREVSLRSGRRTAAALRQAGYDVIETDLEAGLITTLSVDQVDLVWPLLHGASGEDGSVGDVLELLNVPYLGADPRASRIAWNKAIAKTTLRRQGIKTPDFVTLPQSLFRELGAGALLKLLEASFGLPVMVKPLMGGSALGITRVDSPSQLPNAMMDCFSYCDYAMFERVVDGVELAVSVVDRGNGPEALPAVEIETDGPYDYDARYNPGRTEFFAPARISSAAALRAGEIAVKCHTGLGLRHLSRTDMFLGHDGEVYFLEVNVSPGMQETSLLPQGALAAGQTLPKLYSAMVEAALASPAQ; translated from the coding sequence ATGTCGTCAAGAACGGTAATGGTGCTGGCAGGTGGGCTTTCGCACGAGCGCGAGGTGTCGTTGCGGTCCGGGCGACGGACAGCCGCAGCGCTGCGACAGGCTGGCTATGACGTCATCGAAACCGACCTTGAGGCTGGCCTCATCACAACCCTGTCTGTCGACCAAGTCGACCTGGTATGGCCTTTGCTGCACGGCGCCAGCGGCGAAGACGGTTCGGTCGGTGATGTGCTCGAATTGCTTAACGTGCCCTACCTGGGAGCCGACCCACGGGCCTCACGTATCGCCTGGAACAAAGCCATCGCCAAAACAACTTTGCGCCGTCAAGGCATCAAAACGCCTGACTTCGTCACCTTGCCGCAGTCTTTGTTCCGCGAGCTGGGCGCCGGCGCACTGTTGAAACTGCTGGAGGCCTCTTTTGGATTGCCAGTCATGGTCAAACCGCTGATGGGTGGTTCGGCCCTGGGAATCACCCGGGTCGATTCACCCAGCCAGTTGCCTAATGCCATGATGGACTGCTTCTCCTATTGCGACTACGCCATGTTCGAACGGGTCGTTGACGGGGTTGAACTAGCCGTGTCGGTGGTTGACCGGGGTAATGGCCCTGAAGCCTTGCCGGCGGTGGAGATTGAGACTGACGGTCCCTATGACTACGACGCCCGCTACAACCCTGGCCGGACCGAGTTCTTCGCGCCGGCCCGGATCAGCTCCGCAGCCGCCCTTAGGGCCGGGGAAATTGCCGTCAAATGCCACACTGGCCTGGGCTTACGGCATTTGTCACGGACCGACATGTTTCTGGGCCATGACGGTGAGGTCTACTTCCTTGAGGTCAACGTTTCTCCAGGCATGCAGGAAACCTCGCTGCTGCCCCAAGGCGCCCTGGCGGCCGGACAGACACTGCCCAAGCTGTACTCCGCCATGGTTGAGGCCGCCTTGGCGTCACCGGCCCAATAG
- the trxB gene encoding thioredoxin-disulfide reductase, with the protein MKQLAIIGSGPAGYTGAIYAARAGFEPVVVAGSVTAGGALMTTTEVENFPGFPEGVQGPDLMDKLATQAMRFGAEIVYDDVVEVELTSPVKQITTGEGKVFQAQAVILATGSAYLELGLEAEKRLMGKGVSYCATCDGFFFRDKQIVVVGGGDSAMEEALFLTKFATKVSVVHRRGELRASRIMAERAMNHPAIDFEWHSVVTDVTGQDVVDGVQLQDVRTGQIRHLPTDGLFVAIGHTPRSDLFKDQVDLDPKGYVVVSGSAAPGESSQVTATSAPGVFACGDLVDHTYRQAITAAASGAQAALDVQGYLTELEAGSGN; encoded by the coding sequence ATGAAACAGCTGGCTATTATCGGATCAGGCCCCGCCGGGTACACGGGGGCGATTTACGCCGCCCGGGCCGGCTTTGAGCCGGTGGTTGTGGCCGGATCGGTGACGGCCGGAGGTGCGCTGATGACCACCACCGAAGTAGAGAACTTCCCTGGCTTCCCCGAAGGCGTCCAAGGCCCTGATCTGATGGACAAACTGGCGACTCAAGCCATGCGTTTTGGCGCTGAGATTGTCTACGACGATGTCGTTGAGGTCGAGTTGACTAGCCCGGTCAAGCAGATCACCACCGGTGAAGGCAAAGTCTTTCAAGCCCAGGCCGTGATTCTGGCCACCGGCTCGGCCTATCTTGAGCTGGGTCTGGAAGCCGAAAAGCGACTTATGGGCAAAGGTGTCAGCTACTGCGCCACCTGCGATGGATTCTTTTTCCGCGACAAACAGATCGTGGTAGTGGGCGGTGGCGACAGCGCCATGGAGGAGGCCCTATTCCTGACCAAATTCGCCACCAAAGTGTCAGTAGTACACCGGCGCGGCGAGCTCAGGGCCAGCCGGATAATGGCCGAGCGAGCCATGAACCACCCGGCCATCGATTTCGAATGGCATTCTGTGGTGACCGATGTGACTGGCCAAGACGTGGTCGACGGCGTGCAGTTACAAGATGTGCGCACCGGCCAAATCCGACACCTGCCAACCGATGGTCTGTTCGTGGCTATTGGCCACACGCCCAGGTCGGATCTGTTCAAAGACCAAGTCGACCTTGACCCCAAGGGTTATGTCGTGGTCAGCGGCAGTGCCGCCCCAGGAGAATCCAGCCAAGTCACAGCCACCTCAGCGCCGGGTGTCTTTGCCTGTGGTGATCTGGTTGACCACACCTATCGGCAAGCCATTACGGCGGCCGCTTCGGGCGCCCAGGCCGCCCTGGACGTACAAGGCTATCTAACCGAACTTGAGGCCGGTTCCGGCAACTAG
- the trxA gene encoding thioredoxin, which translates to MSALADVNDQTFEAEVIQASLPVLVDFWAPWCGPCRQLMPIVEQLATEHGDKIKFVKINIDENPQTARQQNVVSVPTLNVFKDGQLVKAIVGARPKPMLVAELSEYLT; encoded by the coding sequence ATGAGCGCATTAGCAGACGTCAACGACCAGACCTTTGAGGCCGAGGTAATCCAGGCAAGCTTGCCGGTACTGGTCGATTTTTGGGCGCCCTGGTGCGGCCCATGCCGCCAACTCATGCCAATCGTGGAGCAGCTGGCCACCGAGCACGGCGACAAAATCAAGTTCGTCAAGATCAACATTGACGAAAACCCGCAAACGGCCCGCCAGCAGAACGTGGTCTCGGTGCCAACCCTGAACGTTTTCAAGGACGGCCAATTGGTCAAGGCAATCGTCGGAGCCAGGCCCAAGCCAATGCTGGTGGCCGAGCTATCTGAGTATCTGACCTGA